Within the Pseudomonas putida genome, the region TGCTAGCAAAACAGGTGCCATTTGGAAAATACTTCGGGCACCCCGTGTTTTGGGGCTTGCGCCTTCGGCTTCAGCGCCCTCGCGTGCACTGGATCAAGGCATCGCTCGGGGCCTGCGCCCCGTTCTGGACACCCTCGGAGACTTGCAATGACCGAAAGCAACAGCGCCGTACAGATCGTTCGCGACTTCCTCGCTGCTTCCATGGCCCCCGACCCGGTGCGCGCTGCCACGTTCATGAGCGACGACGTGCGCATTACCTTTACCGGCGGCCGCGCGATGCCCACCCCGGCCGATATCACCGCGTTCAATGGCGCGCGTTACACCTGGGTGAAGAAGCAGCTGGGGCAGTTCGACTGGTGTGAGCGCGAGGACCACACCGTGGTGTATTCCAATGGCACCCTGTACGGGCAGTGGCCGGATGGCCGCAGCTTTTCCGGCAACCGTTACCTGGACCGTTTCGAAGTGAAGGCGGGCAAGATCGTGCGCATGGATGTGTGGAACGACAGCGCCGAATGGATGCTGGCGCCGGAGATCGGCAAGGCCTGAGCGGGTCAGTTGCGGTGTGGCCTGAGGTATCGCCGTTGGCGATACCTGGTAGCGCGAAACCCGCACCGTGAGCGCACCGCTGTCGGGTATAAGTTGCCCATGCGCTACCGACGTCTCGATTTGAACCTGCTGGTCGCCCTGGATGTGCTGCTCGATGAGTGCAGCGTCAGCCGGGCGGCGCAGCGCCTCAACCTTGGCCAGTCTGCCACCAGCGCTGCGCTGGGGCGCCTGCGCGAGCACTTTCAGGACCCCCTGCTGATCCCCCTCGGGCGCGGCCTTGAGCCCAGTGCCCTGGCGCGGCAGTTGGCACCCAAGGTGCGGGAGGCGCTGAGCTTGGTCGGGGAGGTGGTCGAGACGTCCCTGGGCTTCGATCCCGGCCGCTGTGAGCGGCGCTTCACCCTGGTGGCATCGGACTATGTGGCGGCCACTGTCATGCCTGCCCTCAGCCGTGTGCTGGACCGCGTGGCCCCCGGTATCTCGCTGGTGGTTCGCGACCTGCCGGTGTCGCGTGACGGTGACGTGGTGGCCGAGGCCCTGGACTACCGCCGTAGCGATCTGGTGATCGTGCCTCAGCGGCGCATCAACCTGCGCTATCCCCACTCAGTGTTGCTCGAAGATGAGCTGTGCTGCGTTGTGTGTGCGCACGAAGCGGCTTACCAGTCGGGCCTTGGCCTGGCTCAGTTCTGTGCGGCCGCGCATGTCGTGCGCGAGTTCACCGATGGCCAAAACCTCTCGGTCGACACCCAGCACCTGCGCGATATCGGCATCGAGCGGCGTGTGGCCGTGGCGGTGCCAAGCTTCGCGCTGATGGGCGACTTCGTCAGCGGTACGCCGCGCATCGCGACGTTGTTCCGGCGCCAGGCCCAAGCGCTGGCGCGTCATCATGCGCTTCGGGTACTGCCTTCGCCCATCGCCTTCCCGATGGTTGCGCAAGTGCTGCAGTGGCACCCGCAGCAAGCATCCGACCCGGCCCTGGGCTGGCTCCGGCAGGTGCTCACCGAGCAGGCGGCGGGGGTCGATCACGCCTGAGGGTCGCCCGTATCAGCGGCCAGGCCCAGTTCTGCGATGGCCAGCAAGGCGCAGCGTTCATCATTGTCAGAGGTGTCACCGCTGACGCCGATGGCCCCCAGCAGGGCGCCTTCGGCATTGCGCAGCAGAACACCGCCGGGCACCGGGATCACGTGGCCATGGGTCAGGCTGTTGATCGCGTCGAAGAACGCTGGCATCACCTGAGCGCGGCGTGCCAGCTCCCGGCCACCGAAGCCCATGCCCAGGCAGCCGCTGGCTTTCGCGGTGGCGATTTGCGGGCGCAAGGCGCTGGCCTGCTCATCGCGCAACAGCGCCAGTGGGTGGCCTGCCGCATCGAGCACGGCGGCGGCCAGGGGCCGCATGCCCAAGGCCCGGGCATGTCGCAGCGTGGACGCGGCAAGCCGCGTGGCGGTTTCGAAATCGAGCACCTGCATGATCACTGGCTCCATTTGCCAAGCTCGGCGACACGGTCGCGGGTGTAGAGTTCGGTCCATTTCAGGGAGTTGAAGTCCGAGACCTGTTTGGGGTTGTAAGGGGTGCGTTGCAGGCGTACCGGTTGGCCTGCCTTGTACACCGCCTGCAGGCGGTTGCGGTCTTGCAGGATGCGGATGTCATCGAGCGGCGAGCCGTCGAGGAGCAACAGGTCGGCCTGCTTGCCTGGCTCCAGGGTGCCGAGCGTTTCACCGCGCGGCATCAGGCGTGCGCCGACGTTGGTTGCCGCGTGCAGCGCTTGGGCCGTGGTGAAACCCAGGCGCGTGACCAGCAACTCCAGTTCACGCGCATGCCACTCACCGTAAGGGGTAACGGCAAAACCGCTGTCGCTGCCGCAGGCGAACGGCACACCGGCGGCCTTGGCGCGCTTGAGCACCGGCGTGCCCAGTTCCAGGGTACGGGCGCAGTAGCCGGCGTAGCCTGTGGTCACTGCCGGGTCGTGGGGCTGGCAGAAATCTACGGTGTTCTGCGGGAAGGTCATGGTGGGCGCCAGTACGCTGCCTGCCTCCAGCAGCGCTTCGATGCAGGCGTCGTCCATGTAGAAGGCATGGAACACCAGATCCACGCCTGCCTTGGCCGCGTACATCACCGCTTCGCGGCCGTAGGCGTGAGTGGCTACCCGGCAGCCGAGGCGGTGCGCCTCGTCGACCATTTCGCGGGTTTCATCGGCGGTGAAGGCCGCGATGATCTCCCCGTTGGGGCGGCGGTGTGTGCCGTCCATGGCGATCTTGATCAGGTCGACGCCATCCTTGGCCTGCTTGCGGATCTGCGCGATGGCTTCGGTACGGCTGGTAACCAGCGCCGCAGTGAAGTATTCAGGGGCGCCGACGCGGCTGGGAAACCAGTCGTTGAGGCTTTGCCGGTTGGTGATCACACGGCTGCTTGCGGCAATGCGCGGGCCTTCGAAGAGCCCGGCGTTGACCGTATTGCGCACAGCGATGCTGAGCTGGCCGCTGTCACCCGGGCAGACCATCGAGGTGACCCCGGCAGCCAGTACGTGCTGGGCAAAGAACATACCGCGCAAGGCGCGGAATTCATCACTGGTCCAGATGTCGATGTCTTCTTCGCTCTGGGCGTTGCCGAACGCCAGGTGAGTGTGCACATCGACCAGCCCCGGCATGACGAAGTCGCCGCGTACTTCGCGGTCACCGGGCACTGGGCGCGGTGCCTGGGCGGTCGCGCCAACATGGCGTATCACGCCGTTTTCGATGATCAGCGTCTGTTGCTGGCGTGCCTGAAGGCTGGCGCCGTCGAACAGGGTGGCGCAGTGAAGGTGCAAGGCGCTCATGGTCGGATGCTACTCCTCGTGTTGTTTCCGGCAGGCTATGTGCCTGCGGCGCCTGGCACCATCAGATCCTGTCGTTGGCCACCCATCGATGGCATCGATACCTGCGCCGGCGCCCGCGCCCGCAAGGGTTCAGGCGGTATGCCCGCCAAGGGTTTCGGCAACCCAGTCGGCGATGTACTGGCCGGCATTGATGCTGTTGTCGAAGCTTGAATGCTGCACGCCGCCTTCGCGCTCAGTGAAGATCTTCAGTTCGCGCTTGGGGCTGTTGACCAGTTGCTCGTAGGTGCGGTGGGCCCACTTGAGCGGAATCTGCGAGTCCTTTTCACCGTGGGTCACCAGGAAGGGCACGCGAATGCGGTCGAGCACGCCATCGAGGTGCACGTTTTCGGCAATGGTCATGAATTCGTCCATGTCCTTCGCGCCCCAGACCCAGCACACGTGCGCCCAGTAATGCGGCACCGGGAAGTCGCCTTCCTTCTCCAGGCGCCGCTTCTGCACGTCGCGCCAGTCGTGGTTGGCGCCCCACACCACGCCGCAGGCAAAGCGCGGCTCGAAGGCCACCGCTCGCGGGCAGTAGTACCCCCCCAGCGAAACCCCCTCCATACCGATGCGCTTGGCGTCGACTTCCGGGCGGGTTTCCAGCCAGTCCACCACGCGGCTGGCCCAATGTTCGCTGTCGTAACGGGCGGTCAGGCCTTGAAGGCGCAGCGCCTCGCCCGTGCCGGGTTGGTCGATGATCAGCGAGGAAACGCCACGTTTGGCCAGCCACGCCGGCAGGCCGACGCGATATTTCATTTCTTTGGTCGAATCCAGCCCATTGACCTGCACCAGCAGTGGCGCCGGGCCGGTGGTGCCTTCGGCGCGCACCAGCAGGCCACTCAGATACTGGCCTTCGTAGGGGATTTGCACCCGCTCGCAGTTTTCCCGCGACAGCTCGATGCCGCGGGCGAAGGTCTGCAGGAAACGCTGGTACAGCGCCTCGCGCCCTGGCGCACCATGGGCCTGCAGGCGTTCGCAGGTCAGGTAGTAGGTGGCGGCGCGGTTGTATTTTTCGCCAGCGGACAGGCATCGGCCAGCGGCCTCGTCTTCATCGGCCAGGGCGCAGAGCTTGTCGGCCATCTTTGACCAGGTTTCGCGAAAGGCCTGGGTGCCGGCGGCGTCAGGTTGCCGCGCCGCCTCCTGCAGCGGCGCGCACATGGCTTCGATCTCGCCCAGGCGGGCGCCCATTTCGATGGCCAGGTCCACCGAGAGGTTCCAGACGTAGTTGGTGGGGAAGTAGCGGAACATTGTTGTTGTCCTTCTGCGGTCGTTGGGTCCGGTGCCTGAGCATCGCGCCAGGCACACAAGGCGATGTCCGAAGGCAAGTTACGCAGACAGGGCGAGGAGGGGCCAATCGTGAACAGGGATGCGAGGTATCGCCAAACGCGATGCCCCGGCGACATGGCGCCGGCCGGGGCGATGGCTGCCGGTCAGGCGCTGGCCCGCAGGGCTTCAGGTCGCTGGTCCAGGTGCTGGATGAAATCGCTGATGCGCTCACGCAGCCAGCGGTGCATGGGGTCACCGTCCATGCTGCGGTGCCAGAGCATGAACTCGCGCATCACCGGGATCTTCACCGGTGGTGGCAGGATCCGCAGGGGCAGATAGCGGGCATACAGCTGCGCCAGGCGCCGGTGCATGGTGGCCACACGAGGGGTGCCTACCAGCAGTTGCGGCAGGGTGTTGAAGTCGTTGGTGATCACTTCCAGGCGGCGATTGAAACCGTACTGGTTCATGAACCAGTCCTCGATGCTCAGGTGCCGGTTACGGCCAAAGCCCACCGAGATATGCCCCATCTGCATGTACTGCTCCAGCGTCAGGCTGTCGCCGACCTGCGGGTTGTCGCGCCAGACCACGCACACGTGATCTTCCTCGAACAACAGCTGGGAGGGGTGGCCTTCGATGAGGTACCGCTCGGGCACGATCATCATGTCGACTTCGCCGCGCATCAGAAGCTCGGCGCTGTTGTCGCCGGGGCTGATCATCTCGAAGGTGATGTGCGGCGCCTGAAGGTGGATTTTCTGGATGACCTGGGCGAACAGCACGCTGATCAGGTAGTCCGAGGTCACCAGGCGCAGGTGCCGTTTGCTGCTCGACGGGTCGAATACCGGCTTGGCGGTAATCGAGGAGCGGATGGTCAGCAGCACCTCGCGCACCGGCTGGGCCAGCTCCAGCGCATAGGGCGTGGGCTGCATCTTGCGGCCCACCTGCACCAGCAGTTCGTCCTCGAAAAACGTTCGCAAGCGGCCCAGCACGCCACTGGTGGCCGATTGCGTCATGTGCAGGCGTTCAGCGGCACGGGTGATGTTCTGCTCATCGAGCAGGACATCCAGTGCCACCAACAGATTCAGATCCAGGTGGTGAAAGCGCATGGTGATAGCTCACGGTTCTTGTAGTTATTTTCGCGATACCTTCCCGCCGCATCGCCGATACGTCAAGGCCAATCTGCCGTTGAACCGAGCCAACGCCAGGCGCCATGGGCTGGCGCACAGGTATCGCGTTTACCGATGCCTCGCATCCTGACTCACGATTGGTCAGCCTGGCCGATCAGCCAGCAATCTGCCCTCCAGTCGAGCGGCCAGCCCGCCGCCACGACCTGCTACCGGTGACCCTGGCTGGCACCGAACAATAATTTCAATGGAGTGGTAGCCATGAACATTCTTGGACTCGACGCACTGGTGTTTGGCGTCGACGATATCCAGGCCTGCGCCGATTGCCTGCGTGATTACGGCCTGTCAGCCGTACAACTGGATGGCGACGGTGGCCGTTTCGAAGCGCTCGACGGCACGGCGATCATCATCCGTCGCGGCGATGACCCCCACCTGCCGCCGGCCCTGGGCCCGACCCCATCGCTGCGTGAAACCGTGTATGGCGTCGCCGCGGCGCAGGACCTCGAGGCCATCGCCGACGAGCTGGGGCGCGACCGCGAGGTGCGCCGCGACGCGCAGGGCGTGCTGCACAGTGTCGACGACCTGGGCTTTGCCATCGCCTTCCAGGTCACCTGCAGGCGCAGCTTCCAGGCGCCGGCCGACCTCACCAACGCGCCCGGCAGCACGCCGCAGCGGCCACTCAACCAATTGGGCATCACCCTGGACATGCCAGCGCAGCCGCGCACCCTGTCCCATGTGGTGTACTTCGTGCCGGACGCGGCCAAAGGCGAAGCCTTCTATCGCGACCGCCTGGGTTTCGTCACCACCGACAGCTTCATCGGCGTCGGCCCGTTCATGCGGACCGCGGGCATGGACGATCACCACTGCCTGTTCATGATCCAGACCCCGCCCCACATGCAGGGCTGCGAGCATTTCACCTTCCATATGGGCAGCGGCACGGAAGTGCTGCTGGCCGGCAATCGCTTCCAGCAAAAAGGCTGGACCAGTTTCTGGGGCCCAGGCCGTCACCTGCTGGGCTCGAACTGGTTCTGGTACTTCAACAGCCCGCTGGGCTGCCACATCGAGTACGACGCCGACATGGACAAGCATGACGACCAGTGGGCGGCGCGCCAGGCGCCGATGTCGGCCGACAACTCGCAGCTGTTCCTCTTCGCTGCGCGGGAGAAGTGGGCGCCCGGTGGCCCACCGCCAAAACAGGCCTGAGCAATGGCTGGTGTGGCGCTGTGCCCGCTCGCGGAGCTGGGCGAGGGCAAGGCCCGCGGCTTCGACCCGCAGAGCAAGGGGGCAGACAGCCTGTTCGCCCTCCGGCACGGCGGGGTCGTGCGGGTGTACCGCAACCTTTGCCCGCACCTGCGGGTACCGCTGGAGTACCGCAAGGACCGCTTTCTCAGTGCCGATGGCCAGTGGGTGGTCTGCTACGCCCATGGCGCGCGCTTTCGGCCTGACGATGGCACCTGCGTGCACGGCCCGTGCCGTGGCGATGCACTGCAGGCGCTCGATCACCGTGAGGTGGACGGCTGGCTGGTAGTGCCGCTGGAACAGTTGCACCCCTGAGGTATCGCGCCGCGTGATAGGTCGCATCCCAGGACTCGATTGGTCAAAGCCCGGCGCTGCCGGGAAGCTGTGCCCAAGGCACAGGACATGCCCGCCGCCCACGCTGCGGCGAACAACAAGAACAAGACGTGAGGGATGCCATGAATACTGTGAGCAACGTACTGATCGTGGGCGGCGGGATTGGCGGGCTGTGCGCTGCCATCGCGCTGCGGCGCAAGGGGATAGCGGTCGACCTGGTCGAACTCAAGACCGAGTGGACCGTCTACGGCGTCGGCATCATCCAGCAGAGCAACGTGGTGCGCGAGATGCACCGCCTGGGGGTGCTCGACGCCTACCTGAACGCGGCCTACGCCTTCGAAGACGTGGCCATCTACACCACTGAAGGCCACCCATTGGCGCGGATCCCGGGGCAGCGCCTGGCCGGCCCGCAGTACCCGGCCAACGTCGGCATCTCCCGCCGCGCCTTGCACAAGGTGCTGAGCGAAACCGCCATCGAACTCGGTACCCAGGTACGCCTGGGCACCTCTGTGGAGCGCTTCGAGCAGGATGCCACTGGCATCGACGTGCTGTTCAGCGATGGCCGCCAGGGGCGCTATGCGCTGATGGTCGGCGCCGATGGGCTGTACTCGAAGATCCGTGGTTTGCTGTTCGGTGATGCCTACCAGCCGCGATTCACCGGCCAGTCGGTGTGGCGCCACAACTTCCCGCGCGCAGCCGGTATCGACCACCTGGCCAACTTCCAGGGCCCCTCGGGTAATGCTGGGCTGGTACCGCTGGCCGACAACCTGATGTACCTGTTCACCACCTCCCACGAACCGGGCAACCCGTGGATGGACCCGGCCGGGCTTGCCGCGGGCCTGCGCCAGCGCCTGGCGGGGTTTGGCGGGTTGATCGGTGAGCTGCGCGAACAGGTCTGTGACAGCGCAGAGGTCGTCTACAAGCCACTGGAAGCGGTGTTCGTCGACGAGCCCTGGTATCGCGGCCGCGTGCTGCTGATCGGGGATGCGGCCCATGCCACCACGCCGCACCTGGGGCAGGGCGCGGGCATGGCCATCGAAGACGCCGTGGTGCTGGCCGAGGCGCTGACCGCCGGCGGCAGCCTGGACGAGCAGTTGCAGTGCTTCATGGGGCGCCGGTTCGAGCGCTGCAAGTACATCAGCGACATGTCGCTGCTGGCGGGCGAGAAAGAGGTCCAGCGGGACCCGTCCTTCGACCGCATCGGCCTGGTCAAGCAGATGCTCGAGGTCACCGCTCGGCCGATCTGATCCCTGTGCCCGGCGCACCCTGCCTTGCCGGCGCGCCGCGGTGCATGCCAACACCGACACAAGAACAAGAAAGAGGAAACCCCGATGTTGACTCGCAAAGGTGCAACCGCCCGGCCGTTGCCGCCGCTCAAACCCATCACCCTGGCGATTTTCGCCCTGGCGGCCAGCCAGGCCCAGGCCATGCAATTCGACACTGGCATCCCCGACCTGCGGGTGCGCTGGGACAATACCCTGAAGTACAGCGCCGCCTGGCGCACCCAGGATGCCAGCAGCAAACTCACCGAAGGGCAGACGGCCCTGAACCTGGATGATGGTGACCGCAATTTCGACAAAGGCCTGATTTCAAACCGCCTGGACCTGCTGTCAGAGCTGGATGTGACCTACGGCAACGTCGGCGCCCGGGTCAGTGGTGCGGCCTGGTATGACGATGTCTACAACCAGGGTTCCGACAACGGCGACCCCAGCCGCGCCAACAGCTATTCGGTCGATTACGATGAGTTCACCGATGACACCCGCACCTTGCACGGGCGCAAAGGCGAGTTGCTCGACGCGTTCATCTTTGGCAAGACCGAGATCGGTGGGCTGCCGGTGTCTGGCCGTTTGGGCCGTTACGCCATGCAGTGGGGCGAGAGCCTGTTCTATGGCATGAACGGTATCGCCGGGGGCATGGCGCCGGTGGATGTGGTCAAGGGCCTGTCGGTGCCCAACACCCAGTTCAAGGAGCTGATCCGCCCGGTGCAGCAGATTTCCGGGCAGTTGCAGCTGACGCCGGATGTCTCCCTTGGCGCCTACTACCAGTTCGAGTGGGAGGCCAACCGCCTGCCGGCAGCTGGCAGCTATTTCTCCACCGACGACTTCTTTGGCGACGGCGCAGAGCGCATGTTCGTTGGCGCGCCGGTGTTCCCGGGCGGCCAGCCGCTGGCCTTCTACCACGGCAACGACAAGGAAGCCAAAGACTCGGGGCAGGGCGGTGTGCAGTTGCGCTGGCGCAGCGAAACCGTGGACTGGGGGCTCTACGCCATTCGCTTCCACGACAAGTCGCCGCAGCTCAACGTACGCCCCGACTTCGCCAACCTCGACCCGGTCAGTGGCAAGGCCGGCGAGTTCTACTGGGTTTATCCGGAGGGCATCGAGGCACTGGGCGGCAGTTTTTCCACCACCCTGGGCAACTTCAACGTCGCTGGCGAGCTGTCCACCCGTTGGAACCAGCCATTGGCCTCGACGAACCAGCATGCACTGGCGACGGACGAGCCGATCGACAACGATGACAACCCGGTTTACGCCACCGGCCGCACCCTGCATGCCAACGTCTCCTGGCTGGCCAGCCTGGAGCCCAACTTCATTGCCGCCGAGTCGAGTTTCCTGGGCGAGATAGCCTGGAACCGGGTGATGAGCGTGAGCAAGAACGCCGACGCCGTCGACCCCAACGCCGACCGCGATGCCACCAGCCTGCGCCTGGTGTTCGAGCCGATGTACCGGCAGATCTACCCTGGCCTGGACCTCTCCGTGCCGATCGGTGCGAGCTACACCAACGGTGCCTCGATGGCCTTGGGTACCGGTTTTGGCAGCGACCATGGCGGCGACCTGAACATCGGCCTGAAAGGCAACTATCTCAACACCTGGAGCCTGGGCCTGACCTACACGCACTACTACGGCCCGGAAAACACCTTCCTCGATGCCGCCAACAACTACACCTTCGAACAGTCGCTCAAAGACCGCGACTTCATCGCCTTCACCGTCAGCCGTACCTTCTGACCGAGGACTACCCGATGAAACACAACAATAACGTCGTTTCCCTGTTCACTGCCCTGAGTGCCTCGCTGCTGCTCGCTCACGGCGCTTTTGCCGCGGTGCCCCCCGAGCAGGCGGCAACGCTCAAGACCAC harbors:
- a CDS encoding DUF1302 domain-containing protein, with protein sequence MLTRKGATARPLPPLKPITLAIFALAASQAQAMQFDTGIPDLRVRWDNTLKYSAAWRTQDASSKLTEGQTALNLDDGDRNFDKGLISNRLDLLSELDVTYGNVGARVSGAAWYDDVYNQGSDNGDPSRANSYSVDYDEFTDDTRTLHGRKGELLDAFIFGKTEIGGLPVSGRLGRYAMQWGESLFYGMNGIAGGMAPVDVVKGLSVPNTQFKELIRPVQQISGQLQLTPDVSLGAYYQFEWEANRLPAAGSYFSTDDFFGDGAERMFVGAPVFPGGQPLAFYHGNDKEAKDSGQGGVQLRWRSETVDWGLYAIRFHDKSPQLNVRPDFANLDPVSGKAGEFYWVYPEGIEALGGSFSTTLGNFNVAGELSTRWNQPLASTNQHALATDEPIDNDDNPVYATGRTLHANVSWLASLEPNFIAAESSFLGEIAWNRVMSVSKNADAVDPNADRDATSLRLVFEPMYRQIYPGLDLSVPIGASYTNGASMALGTGFGSDHGGDLNIGLKGNYLNTWSLGLTYTHYYGPENTFLDAANNYTFEQSLKDRDFIAFTVSRTF
- a CDS encoding LysR family transcriptional regulator is translated as MRFHHLDLNLLVALDVLLDEQNITRAAERLHMTQSATSGVLGRLRTFFEDELLVQVGRKMQPTPYALELAQPVREVLLTIRSSITAKPVFDPSSSKRHLRLVTSDYLISVLFAQVIQKIHLQAPHITFEMISPGDNSAELLMRGEVDMMIVPERYLIEGHPSQLLFEEDHVCVVWRDNPQVGDSLTLEQYMQMGHISVGFGRNRHLSIEDWFMNQYGFNRRLEVITNDFNTLPQLLVGTPRVATMHRRLAQLYARYLPLRILPPPVKIPVMREFMLWHRSMDGDPMHRWLRERISDFIQHLDQRPEALRASA
- a CDS encoding LysR family transcriptional regulator, whose translation is MRYRRLDLNLLVALDVLLDECSVSRAAQRLNLGQSATSAALGRLREHFQDPLLIPLGRGLEPSALARQLAPKVREALSLVGEVVETSLGFDPGRCERRFTLVASDYVAATVMPALSRVLDRVAPGISLVVRDLPVSRDGDVVAEALDYRRSDLVIVPQRRINLRYPHSVLLEDELCCVVCAHEAAYQSGLGLAQFCAAAHVVREFTDGQNLSVDTQHLRDIGIERRVAVAVPSFALMGDFVSGTPRIATLFRRQAQALARHHALRVLPSPIAFPMVAQVLQWHPQQASDPALGWLRQVLTEQAAGVDHA
- a CDS encoding alpha/beta hydrolase family protein; its protein translation is MFRYFPTNYVWNLSVDLAIEMGARLGEIEAMCAPLQEAARQPDAAGTQAFRETWSKMADKLCALADEDEAAGRCLSAGEKYNRAATYYLTCERLQAHGAPGREALYQRFLQTFARGIELSRENCERVQIPYEGQYLSGLLVRAEGTTGPAPLLVQVNGLDSTKEMKYRVGLPAWLAKRGVSSLIIDQPGTGEALRLQGLTARYDSEHWASRVVDWLETRPEVDAKRIGMEGVSLGGYYCPRAVAFEPRFACGVVWGANHDWRDVQKRRLEKEGDFPVPHYWAHVCWVWGAKDMDEFMTIAENVHLDGVLDRIRVPFLVTHGEKDSQIPLKWAHRTYEQLVNSPKRELKIFTEREGGVQHSSFDNSINAGQYIADWVAETLGGHTA
- a CDS encoding FAD-dependent oxidoreductase — translated: MNTVSNVLIVGGGIGGLCAAIALRRKGIAVDLVELKTEWTVYGVGIIQQSNVVREMHRLGVLDAYLNAAYAFEDVAIYTTEGHPLARIPGQRLAGPQYPANVGISRRALHKVLSETAIELGTQVRLGTSVERFEQDATGIDVLFSDGRQGRYALMVGADGLYSKIRGLLFGDAYQPRFTGQSVWRHNFPRAAGIDHLANFQGPSGNAGLVPLADNLMYLFTTSHEPGNPWMDPAGLAAGLRQRLAGFGGLIGELREQVCDSAEVVYKPLEAVFVDEPWYRGRVLLIGDAAHATTPHLGQGAGMAIEDAVVLAEALTAGGSLDEQLQCFMGRRFERCKYISDMSLLAGEKEVQRDPSFDRIGLVKQMLEVTARPI
- a CDS encoding VOC family protein produces the protein MNILGLDALVFGVDDIQACADCLRDYGLSAVQLDGDGGRFEALDGTAIIIRRGDDPHLPPALGPTPSLRETVYGVAAAQDLEAIADELGRDREVRRDAQGVLHSVDDLGFAIAFQVTCRRSFQAPADLTNAPGSTPQRPLNQLGITLDMPAQPRTLSHVVYFVPDAAKGEAFYRDRLGFVTTDSFIGVGPFMRTAGMDDHHCLFMIQTPPHMQGCEHFTFHMGSGTEVLLAGNRFQQKGWTSFWGPGRHLLGSNWFWYFNSPLGCHIEYDADMDKHDDQWAARQAPMSADNSQLFLFAAREKWAPGGPPPKQA
- a CDS encoding GlcG/HbpS family heme-binding protein, with translation MQVLDFETATRLAASTLRHARALGMRPLAAAVLDAAGHPLALLRDEQASALRPQIATAKASGCLGMGFGGRELARRAQVMPAFFDAINSLTHGHVIPVPGGVLLRNAEGALLGAIGVSGDTSDNDERCALLAIAELGLAADTGDPQA
- a CDS encoding Rieske (2Fe-2S) protein, producing MAGVALCPLAELGEGKARGFDPQSKGADSLFALRHGGVVRVYRNLCPHLRVPLEYRKDRFLSADGQWVVCYAHGARFRPDDGTCVHGPCRGDALQALDHREVDGWLVVPLEQLHP
- a CDS encoding nuclear transport factor 2 family protein; translated protein: MTESNSAVQIVRDFLAASMAPDPVRAATFMSDDVRITFTGGRAMPTPADITAFNGARYTWVKKQLGQFDWCEREDHTVVYSNGTLYGQWPDGRSFSGNRYLDRFEVKAGKIVRMDVWNDSAEWMLAPEIGKA
- a CDS encoding metal-dependent hydrolase family protein, with translation MSALHLHCATLFDGASLQARQQQTLIIENGVIRHVGATAQAPRPVPGDREVRGDFVMPGLVDVHTHLAFGNAQSEEDIDIWTSDEFRALRGMFFAQHVLAAGVTSMVCPGDSGQLSIAVRNTVNAGLFEGPRIAASSRVITNRQSLNDWFPSRVGAPEYFTAALVTSRTEAIAQIRKQAKDGVDLIKIAMDGTHRRPNGEIIAAFTADETREMVDEAHRLGCRVATHAYGREAVMYAAKAGVDLVFHAFYMDDACIEALLEAGSVLAPTMTFPQNTVDFCQPHDPAVTTGYAGYCARTLELGTPVLKRAKAAGVPFACGSDSGFAVTPYGEWHARELELLVTRLGFTTAQALHAATNVGARLMPRGETLGTLEPGKQADLLLLDGSPLDDIRILQDRNRLQAVYKAGQPVRLQRTPYNPKQVSDFNSLKWTELYTRDRVAELGKWSQ